Genomic window (Cryptococcus deuterogattii R265 chromosome 7, complete sequence):
GAGGGTATTAGGGGGAAGAGCGAACTTGTTCAATCGAGCAATCATGGCGCCCAGTTGGACCAGCGTTCCAACGCCTTCAAGGATGCGCATGTGAGTCCAGCCAATCTCCTACAAGTGAAATTAGTTAGGTCATGGATGTTCCTCTGCTACACTTGCACGACGCACGCGGATGAACTCCAACTTTAAGTACTCTGGCAGCTCCTCCATGCCTTTCACGACTCTGAACACGGTCACAACAATATCCACCGCCGAGTATCCTTGATCCCAAAGCGCGTTCACTCTGGCAAGGGCCTCATCAATTTTGCCATACTGGCAGTCTTTGATCATTTGGCGGATAACAATAGGATGAGGTTGATCGCAAATTTTGAATACGTTATCTTGGTTGACAAAGCCGAAACCCGACCAGGTAGATTGGAGATTGTTAATCGCTTGACGCATGTCGCCCTCAGCAGTGAAAATGAGTGCAGCGAGGCCTTCGTCATTGTACTTGACCTATGATTTTATCAGCCCTTGATCTGCTAGCGTCTGGTAGGTTACGGACGCTCTCCATGTCACAAATTTCCTTAAGCCGCTTCAATACCTCGGCATCATTGAGCTTGCTATATCTTAAGATTGCACACCGGCTTTGTATAGGTTCAATGATCTTGTTGGACATGTTACAGGCGAGGGCAAAACGAGTAGTGTTGGAGTAGATCTCCATAGTTCGACGAAGGGCTTGTTGAGCACCGGCTGTCATTCTTTTCCAAATGATTTCAGTTTACAAAAAAACAATTGATTGCAGTAAACACATACGAGTCCGCTTCATCAAGAATGATAATTTTGTGTCTTCCAGGTGGGAGGGTGACTTTTCTTTGAGCGAATGACTTAATTTTGTTTCGGACCACGTCGATACCTCTGCTGTCACGTCAACATTTACCCTTCTAGCTTGTTTTGAATCGCCTCACCTCTCATCGGACGCATTCAGCTCCAATACTCCCTCTTTGTATGCTTCTCCCAGAAGCGCATGCGCCAGGCAATGTATAGAAGTGGTTTTTCCGATACCTGGCATAccagagatgatgatatgcgGTAAGTTACCATCCTCGGCAATGACCTTCAACCGTTCAATGGTATCCGAGTTGCCAACAATATCGTCCAAAAGGACCGGGCGATACTTCTCGACCCTTTTGAATTGATATTAGTTGGAAATCTTTGTTTAGAAATTAGGAGTGAATATACCAGGGCATTTCGTAACCTTCAGCATCGGTATGTTTAGCCGTGGCTGAGATGTCTTTATTGTTCGATGAGGATCCGGATGCCATAGTGTTGAGGGCGTACcaaaggcagaagaggaagatgggatggaagcaGGCGATGTAAAGGTGAGAGAAATGTGATACGAGCAATAGCAAAATGGTGATGGAGAAATTGACagatggatggaagtgGACGACGAACGCGTCGGGCGGCGAAGTGGGCGCGTCTGATCGTGAATACCAATAATCTTGAAAGTGCGTCTTTTCCTCGCGAAGTAGTAGTAAAAGATGGAGCTTATTCCATTCCGGCTAAACCGCCAGCATCGAGTTTTCTGGGCTCTAAATGCAGACGTGCGCCGCTGAGCTCTGATTATCAACAAAAAAATAAAGCTCTGAATGAACTTGACATGAGCGTTGACCTGAATGAAAATAGATCAACATTCGTTCATCATCAGAAAACAACCACTACACGCGATGTGAAGTCTCAAGCGAGAGGGCAGTGACGTATGGTGAAATTCGTCAAGGATAGGCAGGCATACAAAGAATCATATTAATATTGACATCCCTGTAAATTATAATTATTTCGACGCTACTATAGAAACATCTACTGTTATCCCGTATTTAAACAGACACACGTTCTtgcctctcttcttccttccttatCCTCATAGTAGCCCAACCTTTGACTGCCATGATGACAACAGCCCAGCAGAATACAAAACACGTGAGGGCAATGGTAAAGTTCAAGAAAGCCATCATGTCATCCCAGCCGGCACGCATGGCGGACCAACAGATCTCCTCATTAGAAAGCATGAAAACAATACCACCGGCAGCCCAGCCGAAGGACGTGAGAATTTCTGTAGGCGGCCTAGAGGGCAAGGCGGAGTGAATAGGAGGGGAGGCATAGAGGAATATGTAGGTGAAACATCTGAAGAGGGAGCCACCGGCGAGAAGGATACCCCACAATGAGTGAATCTGCACCTGGAAAACGTATgtctgatgatgagcaGCCATGGCAAGACCAGTCTATAAGTATGTCAGTGAGTGGATGAAACACATAGCACCGTAATTGACCTACCACACCAATGGTGAGTGCGGGAAGGGGGTTGAAGCTAAAGGCGTAGGTGGCGGGTTCTTTAGTAGAGCTCCTCCCCGTGGACATGACTGAGGCAAGGACCCTTCTGACCCATCGAGATTCGAGCAACATCCCTGAAAGACCGGCGAACCAAAACATGACGGCAATGGAAATATGTTGGACTTGCTTGACGGTGTATGGGGATCCAGGAGCAGCACCAaacctctccatccacGTGTTGGTGATACCATAAGTGAAAATGACAGCACACTCGATCATCTCAGCAGAGACGCTGTTCTGAGAGGGGCGGCGGTTCCAAGCCCAGCCTAAATCGGCATAGGCACCAAGGTATCGAGCAAAAGTGAGATACCCAtaccagaagaagatgcttcCTTTAATGTAGTGGGCTGCACAACTGTTGACGAGACCTGCTCGGCACATGCCCTTTTACGGTAGTCAGCCATTTGTTCCCAAATAAGATACAACTGCTTACAGTGTATGTGACAATTCCGGCAAGCATAGTGACGTATGCGAAAATGATTTGAGTCCTCCTAACCCATGTCAAAACAATCTCCAAAGCTCTCAAAGGCCCCTTGGCCTTGGCACTCCTCCAAATCCTGTTGTTCTGCTCATCACTGTGAGCCCGCATGGCATCATGGTGGACTTTACGGTGGGAAGAGTGAGCGTCGTAAGCACCGAGCTGAGAAGCTTTGTGCAAGAAACcgtgaggagaggaagaggaactATGAGGGGTATCTTGAAGAGTACCCTCAGAGCCAGTAGAAGTGCGAGATGGGGAGCTGTATTGACGGATAACAATTGAAGGACGGCGAGGCTTGCTGCCCTTCAAAAGACTGCGAGCAATTTCCTGCTCATAAAAGCCCTGAGATCCATGAGACTGGCGAAGTTCGCCTGTACCATCCATGTGTTCAAGTTCGCCATCATGATGCTCGTTGTCCTCACCGTTACCGATCGCAAATATAACATTACCGTCCTCATCCCTTTCACGTCCtacctcctcatcattgTCGCCATCGGCAAGTCCAACCATCTCATACCTAGCGGCAGGCCACTTCTCATCGGAGATGGATTTAGGAGAGCGGAGGACATCATTGTAAAAGCCCTTCCAAGTTCGATCTTGACGCCTGTAGAATGTGATACCCCTCTTGATGAGCTCGAGAGAATCGTAGACATTCAAACAGATGGAAGTCAaaaggaggatgttgaCGAGTTTCGGGTAGATAGCGCCTTCATAGCTAGTTGATCCGAGTTATAACGTCAGCGGATCCTTGGATTGAAACCCTTTCGACCAAATAAGCTTACTAATTGGGTGTGGCAGCACTGTACGCGGCACCAGCTAGCCAACCAAGGATAGCGATGGTGAGGGAGGCGATGCTCGCCAAGTAGTGGGCAGGGTGGTCGGCTGCTCGAAGAGCAAGCGCTAACATAGTTATCTCAGTGACGTCGTCCACCATGCATAAACTGAGCCGagccgccgccgccgccctGACAAGTGAATAATTTGCTCAGGCACGCGGCCCAGCAAGGATTTTAATCACTCACCTATGGGCAACACCCCAAAGTACGCCAAGGCCATAAAAAACGCATGCATAAATGCGAGGCCCCTATGgctctcaacttcctcaagATTCCAGGAGTCATCGAACTCCTCACCAAAGATAGCAGAATCAGCGTCAAGACGGAAATCTGCGTCGAGGTATGTGGGCGGAAAGTGATGCCATCGGTGAATTTCGGTATCATTGAGCATTTCGAGAGGAGCAGCATGGGTGCCATGGGAATGAGCATGGGGATCAGGAGCCTGCTCCGCTTCATGGGAATCGTGGGAGTGGACATGCGAAGATGCAGAGGAGGTAGGGGCAGATGcttcagaagaggaagtgatgGCCGAACCGACGTTGACAGAAGTCATAGCGTCATTTACAGCTGGTGAATCCTCCGTGGGAACATTCACTTCATCCACATTCATgtccatatcatcatcttcaccatcatGCCTAGGTGATACAGGCTCCAATCTTTTGTCCACAGTgagtgaaggagaagcggCGGCAAGAGTGGGAAGGAcgatggagaggaagaccgAGGATATGAGAAAAGTGGTGACGGGCAATAAATTTGTGGACCTGGCCACTCTCATTTTGGATGACGCGCTTCGATGTGGGGTGGAGCTTGAAAATGGAGGCGTGAATGGTgcaggaaaagatgggTGATGTGAAgtgaggagggaaaggggagagAGTAGAAAGAGACAAGAATAGAGAAGCGGAAGTGATTGTTGACAGCAAATATAAAAGGCAAATCAATTCTACTTGCTGACAGAAGTTTGGCTTGTCGTCGGGCATACGTTTCTCGTCCTCGGGCACTCTCGGGGAAAAATCGATGTCGCTTGTCGAGGGCTCAGGCCTCCACCGGCTGTAACTCGGCGCTCCCTGCCTCCATCGTCATGCAATTGACGACTTCCCCACGGTTAGCCTCACATTATTAGTCTCTAATGCTTGTTGCTTTTCCGCTACACAAACATGTACTGCTCTGCCATTACAGTCTATAGTACAAGTAGTCTTCTACATAGTACTTCTCAGATTCAGTGTAAACGATGGTGCTTGGCGTTTACGATAAAGTCCGCATAGAAAAGCGCAATAGGTTACTTGTATGGATTGCTTGCCATTCAACAACGAAAAAGCCTACGAGAGAGATCTTGATGAATAACTTACAAAGTACTACGTAGTAGAGTACAACTTCTCCAGCCTTGAGATACTGTTCCTTCTACTGCTCGTCATTATCGTCATCGTGCGTCAGTTGGCCGTCagtactcttcttctttttatGCCATTCTTAACAGCAGAACTGGGAGTGCCGACGGAACAGCAGATAACAATAGCATTTCTGATTCCTGGGTTGGCACTAAGGACGCTTATGGACCGCTTTAGCTTGCATACACATATGATGATTAAGATTCAAGATCAGTTGCTAAACCGTGTGAGTTTATGACTTCATGATGCCCCGGCGATCCTCATCCATTACAGCCTTGGGTATCACGAAGATATATTCGCAGCATGGAAACAATCTATGTACTATAACTACTATCACATATCTCCTTTGCTGTCTACAGTGGATTTACGGTGATGCCAACAAAGAGTTCCAAGAACGCGAGGACTCTTCTGGAGTCTGGACTCTAAGCCAAGCTGGCCCGATGACGATGGTTCCGAAGCTAGAGAGCGGAAAACGGAAAGAAAAGACTAATTAAGCGTTCGGAATTTACTCGTTCCTCTGGTCCATCAGCCGATCCATCATCCTGTTGGCCTTTCCGCTGACCGCCGGCTACGTAGGCTTTTTGTGATTGATGACGTGAACAAGTTTGGGTGAGCCTCCTGGATCTAAGTCGGGACGCGAACGGCGAAAAGCGTCGGACTTCCGAATATTACAAGACGTCGCATCTCGATAGGTGAGTGGCAGGGATAATGTATGTCAAAAAATGATGGTTGTTTTGTATAGGCATGACAAACTAAATTTAAAAATAGTACAAGCCATTACCTGCGAAAGACTCCGCGGGATCTTGGATAAGTAAAATAAATATATCAAGTTGAGGTTAATTTTGGGAATTACGTTCAGTTTTAGCTATTTGTTATTAATATGCATGCGGTCATATTCCTTGAGTCAGAAGCTGAGTCTGTAGCGAATAGTGAAGAAACGTTGAGTTAATCGTGGATTTAAGCTAAAGCTTACCTACCTTCCGTTGTGCAGATGCATCGTAAATCCTCGTAATCTCGCCTCACATTCTCTCTTTGCTCTGGTCTTCTTGCGTGGTCTATTGGTTGTTGATTTTAGGATCATGACTGTCATCTTCGTAAACGTCGACCAAAACACCGATCACCATCCTCGTAGATGTATTTGTAGTAAAGATATTTGAGGGATGGGGTGGACGTACACACCACTTCAACATTGATATGTTATGGTGAGCAAAACGTTCAAGCAAGTAGGGGTTGTACGACACGACATCACTCTTGCCGAAAGTGTAGTCATTTCTTCGGCATCTATCTACCTTGGCCATATGAAGCCACAATagtatgtatatatatatatatttatatatatagGATCAAGTCCTTCTAGTTagtttctttctctttagaaatccctcaatgcaagtccGGGAGAATACATCCTCCAGGATCGACAACATCTCATCAAATTCAGTCCAGAGAACCCAGTAACCTAGCCACCCAGACTTGGACCAGCTTTCCCTTGTTTTCCCTCTTAgttcctttctcttctttccccagCTACCCGACCTGCGCCCCAGATTCCGTGATTGGTCCGTGACAAAGACTAAGGAGGCCATAGCAAGAGAAAGTTCAGATATGTATATATCCAGACAGAAGAAAGGTCACAGAAACTGGATGATCACTGCGGCCAGTATGAGAAGATCAGATCCAAGAAGAACGCTCATAAACAATGAAACGGCCATATTCGTACGCATGGTGGTGGAGTCACCATTCAGCCAGGTACTCTAGTATTCATAATAAATCATACCGCTCACCATCAGTGGAGAGCTATATCTCTATCGTGCATATTTATTAGAGACAGAACAGCACGTGCTTATAGATAGTGCAGATCTTGCTTGGGGGATAAGACTTGAGCCAAGCCGAAGGCAGTCGAACCAAAAGTTTGATGAGTGAATTGGGAACGAATGAAGCAGGATGGATTAGTCCACACGCAGTTGATAGTAGTAAACGCTTAACGTATCGAACGTGCACAGTACAAAGGTCCTTTGTGGGGAGGGCCCTTTAACATCTGCCGAAGACCTCAAAAAATGAGAAGCTTGACTGAGGAGTGGGAAATTTGGAACTGAAATAAATGCACGGTGATAGGGTGAGGATTGCAATCACAACGGGAGGTACATGTCGATATAACAACCACAGCCGTTTCATTCATTATCTCTATCCTTCTTAGAAGACGTAAGCCGCATCCTGTATCAACTGGGGAAGAATCAGCAAACAACAATACTAAGATAGGATAAAGCAGTAAGTTAGCACTCTCTTCCAGCAGTATCTTTGTGTATTGAATCCCTGGTACTGGCGGAGTTTTCGGGATTATTTTGCCTTAAATAGGCGTGGCCCCGCTTTGCGCGCCGGGTGGGTTGTGGCTCTCTCAGAATTTTGGTTCGTTCCCAGAAATCCGTTGGGAGCCTTCAAAGACCAAAATCTCTACGACATCTTACACCATCTACTGCCATAGCTCTCCCTGCCCCACCTCCATAATACCCTTTTATAGCACTCCCAACTCcatttgcttcttcatttccagcaAAAACGTCGTCCACCGCTTCGGCTAATCAGCACTCACCAACTTTTTGCCGGACTGTACTTATTTCCATTTTGCTTGCAACGACTATTCTCTCGAAGCATCAGTTCAAACACTTTAAGTACGTCTTCAAACATCAGACATATCCAAACTGCCGCTCTCCAATACCCCTTCTgtccctccatctccacgGACCGGCCTCATCCGAAAGCAACCGCGCAATATGGCATCTGCTGCGTATTCCACTATCAAGCTCTTTTCTGGTATGACCAAGGCACTTTCTATTCGTTCCTCTGGCGCTAATTAAAAGACAGGTTCCTCTCATCCAGAACTTGCTGCTCTGATCGCCAAGCGGTACGTTTCTTTTGTTCCGCTCCAGATTCTGCCATAAAGTTGCTGGCGCTCATTCACGTGACCAGACTGAGAATACCTCTCGCGCGAGCCAACATCAGCCAACCACCTTCGGGTGAGACCAAAATCACTATCGTGGAGAGCGTGCGAGATTGCGATGTATACATTATCAACACGGTGAGTTGTACCTGCTGGAATATGGATGCAGCGATTCGTGAATGATGGGACTGACGGAGTCGTCAGGGTGCAGGGGCTGTGAACACTCATTTGATGGAACTTTGTATCATGATCCATGCTTGCAAAGTGAGTATCTTTAACCAAGTAGATTGTCGTTAGCAAGCTGACTTAACTTTCGCAGATTGCCTCTGCCAGAAGAATCACAGCCATCATCCCTCATTTCCCTTATGCACGACAAGATAAGAAGGACAAGTCCCGAGCCCCCATCACCGCTAAGCTTGTCGCCAATATGTTGAGAGAAGCTGGTTGCGACCATGTCATTGTCAGCTGATTGACCCACAAGTGCTGTAAACGCCGCTAATATGGCTTGGTAGACTATGGATTTGCATGCGTCTCAGATCCAAGGATTTTTCGATGTCCCTGTTGACAAGTGAGTCTAATAGTCCTCAGTTTTAAATAGTTGACACTAACCAAAGGCATTGTTTGCCCGTTCTGCCATTCTTCACAGCGTAAGTTTTAGTCATCATCCATGTGACGCGTTTATTAACTATTCACTAAGCTTTACGCCGAACCTTCAATGATTCAATATATGCGAAATAACATTGATGTTCATGACTGTGTCATCGTCTCCCCGGATGCTGGAGGCGCCAAGCGGTATGCAAAGCAGTTTGTAATGTTGGATTGTTCCTGACGCTATCCACAGAGCCACTTCCATCGCCGATCGATTAAACGTAGAGTTTGCGCTTTTCCACAAAGAACGCAAGAAGGCCAATGAAGTCTCCCGTATGGTCTTGGTCGGTTCCGTCACCGGCAAAATTGCTATCCTAGTCGACGACATGGCCGATACCTGCGGCACCCTTGGTCTTGCTGCTCGGAATCTTTTGGAAGCGGGGGCCACTAAGGTTTATGCCTTTGCTACACACGGTATTCTTAGCGGCGATGCTCTAAAAGTAATCAGCGAGAGTGGAATGGAAAAGTTAGTCATTACCAACACCATCCCTCAATCGGACAACTGTGAGAAATGtgagaagattgaggtGATCGATGTGAGCCGAGTATTGGCCGAGGTGATCAGGAGAAGTCACTTTGGAGAGTCCGTGGTATGTCGTATGCAGTATGCGATTGCTTGGGCAGAGCTGATGAGACTCAGTCATACCTTTTCCACGAAGTACCTTATTCCAACGGCGTAGGTGCATAGGATGTCAACATGTCAAGAAGTGTATCAAAAAGTTGTCAGGGGATTATTAGAGGTGGTTTATACATTTATCACGAGTTGGTAAGGGAACAGTGGTCGCCATCATCTGGAATTTTTGTTCCATGATtcattatttatttatcACAAGCAaaaaatcatcttccatttctaAGTCATGCAACTTCAGATAGCTAACTGGGTAGCGTCACCCAGTCTCGCTCGATGTATCGTGATTTCCCCCACTGATAGATCGTTCTTATCCGTTCGCACAGCTTCTAATTGGTAGCTTGAGTAATGCGTGGTGGTCTAATGCCTGATGGTCTGTCTTCGCATTGCTCTGTTTAGTTATCGTGCAGAATATCCCAGCCCTTGATACATATTAATAATCGACCTATTATTGTGGTGAGAACTGAATTCTATGTGAGCGAGGGAACTCCCgttggaaaaggaaaagtaTCAAAAAAAATCCGGAGGCAAAAAATTGGAAAAACCTTATCCCTTGATAGATGCTGCTGACTTACAGATACTTTCCTGTTCTCATGTTTGCTTTGTCCACGACAACCGTACCCCCCACCATCTGTCATCTTATTATTGCAGAGCTACCAACGGCTTTTGCACACGGGCTGCCTACAAACGTTTTCACCGGGTACTGTCAAGCGTGAGGAATAGCAGAGGAACATGACAAGGGAGGGTATGAGTCGAAGATCATAGGCGGCTCCTTCCCAAATTCCCGACATCACCTTGTAACCTTGTACAGATACGGTATTTCCGACTGCCGTTCCTATTCCTACAGTACAGGACACGGCACATCTCTATGACCCTCACTTTCGATTATTACATTTGACACCAACtaacttcttcatccctcgTACTTTCTATCTACGCTCGATCATGCCTCCCGATAACCGtacttcctcctccagctcgGCCCAAACAGGCAGCAAGAAACGATCTACCAccccaaaaagaaatgctATCGCATGTCTGAGATGTAAAGAGCGCAAAGCGCGAGTGAGTCTTATCATCACTAGCCTATGGCCATCACTGACTGGTGACTGTAATTTCCAGTGCGTACCAGCGCCACCAGGCTCAAGTCCAGTCCCCACATGTACAAACTGTCTGGGCGCAAAGAAAGACTGCGTCTACCTTGACAGAACCCCAAATGAGATCTTTCTCCTCGAGTAAGCCCGCCTGCCGCATTCGTGAAATGTACTAATACCAGATCTTGCAGATACGTTTCACAACTGGAGTCACGTTGTGCTGCCCTTGAACTGGAGCTCCGTAAAATTAACCCCAGGTCTCAATTTTCCGCCGATCACATACATATGCCCGCCGAAGCTAGAGAGGCTGCAGTCGACAAACTCAATGCTGTGTACCCTCGTGGTCCGCTCAGGATAGGCGCCAATGGGCTTACATCGGGCGATCAAGCTGCAACTCTGAACGTTGATACTGGCCCTGGGCCCTCGCCGATTGTTGCCACGCCGTCCATGAAGACTGATGATAGGAGCGCTTCCCGTGCAAGCGATA
Coding sequences:
- a CDS encoding ribose-phosphate pyrophosphokinase; the encoded protein is MASAAYSTIKLFSGSSHPELAALIAKRLRIPLARANISQPPSGETKITIVESVRDCDVYIINTGAGAVNTHLMELCIMIHACKIASARRITAIIPHFPYARQDKKDKSRAPITAKLVANMLREAGCDHVITMDLHASQIQGFFDVPVDNLYAEPSMIQYMRNNIDVHDCVIVSPDAGGAKRATSIADRLNVEFALFHKERKKANEVSRMVLVGSVTGKIAILVDDMADTCGTLGLAARNLLEAGATKVYAFATHGILSGDALKVISESGMEKLVITNTIPQSDNCEKCEKIEVIDVSRVLAEVIRRSHFGESVSYLFHEVPYSNGVGA
- a CDS encoding replication factor C subunit 2/4, translated to MASGSSSNNKDISATAKHTDAEGYEMPWVEKYRPVLLDDIVGNSDTIERLKVIAEDGNLPHIIISGMPGIGKTTSIHCLAHALLGEAYKEGVLELNASDERGIDVVRNKIKSFAQRKVTLPPGRHKIIILDEADSMTAGAQQALRRTMEIYSNTTRFALACNMSNKIIEPIQSRCAILRYSKLNDAEVLKRLKEICDMESVKYNDEGLAALIFTAEGDMRQAINNLQSTWSGFGFVNQDNVFKICDQPHPIVIRQMIKDCQYGKIDEALARVNALWDQGYSAVDIVVTVFRVVKGMEELPEYLKLEFIREIGWTHMRILEGVGTLVQLGAMIARLNKFALPPNTLKI